The following are from one region of the Sandaracinus amylolyticus genome:
- a CDS encoding AAA family ATPase: protein MWIARAPDSIARIEHELGLRDQLELEWAARPHAIVQRDGRPTLELDDPGGRLLATAIGRAWDVESFLRVAIGISTAVARMHGKGLVHRALTPASVLIDATTGRAWMMGFGVADASAVPSALAYGSPEQTGRMGRAVDARSDLYSLGVTLYQMLSGHLPFVASEPLEWIHCHLARAPAPLDAERVPKGLAAVVMKLLAKSPDDRYQTAAGLEADLRACARAWHATGRIDSFALGTDDAPVRLAIPDQLYGREHELGVLLDAWDRVSATGRSELVLVAGHSGVGKSSLVSELRRTAGDRPGLFASGKHDQYKRDVPYATLAQALRALVRPLLQEREAELETWRRRLLDALEGDGGLVAQLAPELEHVIGRLPSIDEIPAQHVRARFQRRVRSFLGAFAQPREPLMLFLDDLQWLDAATLDLLESLFVDRGASHLLVIGAYRDNEIDREHDLHAVLARIRASEARVTEIDLGPLSLDDTNRLFAASLRTTVDETRPLAEVAHARTEGNPFFAMQFLDDLVDCNEIERANGRWSWSLDRIRARELPDGVAELMVSRASRLEPAARQVLTRLACLGTSASITDLAWVTDTAPGAVAAALDPAVSLGFVARDGEGFRFLHDRVQEACYALVPEAERPALHLEIGRRLARGDRADAVFDIAGQLDRAHTCIVDRDERDRAAELSLRAGRRAMAAAAFGGARAHFAAGDRFLDGDDRWSRAPSLAFAIGLGLAECEYLTGENARSDARFAELATRATSLVERAAVTCRHVHALVTVGQIDRAIDLGVEHLRAAGLAWTEDPTADECRRAYEKVWATLGARTIEDLADLPAMTDATWRGTMEVLVSLHGPALYANRPRLHSMIGCSMVSATLEHGVADSSGVGYLILAMHARQSFGDDGIALRLGQAALRVVERPGTERYVPQVLVGYASVVHAWTRPMRECRVNLVRGLAEAHRIGDTAIGGSGFQLVSNYLAAGDPLHETRARAITHLEIARELRAPASVGIVDAQLRLVDSLRGADDRFPRLFAGEEDEIEYEAALAEGRAIPIVACWYWIRKLVARVIAGDHASAVDAARKADALLWVSPSNVDFGEHRFYAALAYAGALDERSDAREDHVATLRAYEREIAGWADDSPANHGSRAALVSAELARLEGRSADAEVLYERAIALAQEHALPQVEALAHERAARHCARRALGTMARAYLREARAAYARWGAAAKVAAMDAAGLGPDRPVAVATATLEHQLDLTTILDASRALSSEIVLDELIRRIMTLALEQAGATRGVLVLASSGTLRIRADATADRTGIAVRPRDASPTELELPQAILRFVARSKESVILSDTAVVNEFSSDPYLQHGRVRSLLCMPLLKQGVLTGIVHLENELTPDALTPARIEVLHLLGSQAAISLENARLYDELQQSDSYLTEAQRLSRTGSFGWNAANGELVWSPETFRIFGVDAAVRPTLDVALERVHPDDRAAVAEKLDRVAGEGIGHWELEHRVRMPDGAVKHVRVVAKTAGPSDRFVGAVMDVTAAEEAASTLRTALEEKDALLKEVHHRVKNNMQLVSSLLSLQASRCDPAVARALAESQHRVRAMALVHENLYVSGNLARIQMGSHVARLCWQLKRAFGVRAEHVTLDLDVSDLELEMDSAVSCGLVINELVSNAMKYAFPAGRRGTVRIALHARGREHTLIVEDDGIGLPPSLENTAETGTLGLQLVHDLVDQMRATMTIARHEGTRFVIVFEPPSDG from the coding sequence GTGTGGATCGCCCGCGCGCCTGACTCGATCGCGAGGATCGAGCACGAGCTCGGGCTGCGCGATCAGCTCGAGCTCGAGTGGGCCGCGCGGCCGCACGCCATCGTGCAACGCGATGGACGCCCTACGCTCGAGCTCGACGATCCCGGAGGACGGCTGCTCGCGACCGCGATCGGGCGCGCGTGGGACGTGGAGAGTTTCTTGCGGGTCGCGATCGGGATCTCGACCGCGGTCGCGAGAATGCACGGGAAGGGGCTGGTACATCGTGCGCTGACGCCCGCGAGCGTGCTGATCGACGCCACGACCGGACGAGCGTGGATGATGGGCTTCGGCGTGGCCGACGCGTCGGCGGTGCCGAGCGCGCTCGCGTATGGCTCGCCCGAACAGACGGGGCGGATGGGTCGCGCCGTCGACGCCCGCAGCGACCTCTACTCGCTCGGCGTGACGCTCTATCAGATGCTCTCGGGACATCTTCCGTTCGTCGCGTCGGAGCCGCTCGAGTGGATCCACTGTCACCTCGCACGCGCGCCCGCGCCCCTCGATGCCGAACGAGTACCGAAGGGACTCGCGGCGGTCGTGATGAAGCTGCTCGCGAAATCGCCGGACGATCGGTACCAGACCGCAGCCGGGCTCGAAGCGGATCTGAGGGCGTGCGCGCGTGCGTGGCACGCGACGGGGCGTATCGACTCATTCGCACTCGGAACTGACGACGCTCCCGTTCGCCTCGCGATCCCTGATCAACTCTACGGCCGAGAGCACGAGCTCGGCGTGCTCCTCGACGCGTGGGATCGCGTGAGCGCGACCGGTCGATCGGAGCTCGTGCTGGTCGCAGGGCACTCCGGCGTCGGCAAGTCATCGCTCGTGTCGGAGCTGCGCAGAACAGCAGGCGATCGACCAGGTCTCTTCGCCTCGGGAAAACACGACCAGTACAAACGGGACGTTCCCTACGCAACGCTGGCGCAGGCGCTCCGCGCGTTGGTGCGGCCGCTCTTGCAGGAGCGTGAGGCGGAGCTCGAGACGTGGCGGCGCAGGTTGCTCGACGCGCTCGAGGGCGACGGGGGGCTCGTCGCGCAATTGGCGCCAGAGCTCGAGCACGTCATCGGGCGGCTACCGTCGATCGACGAGATCCCCGCGCAGCACGTACGCGCGAGGTTCCAGCGCAGGGTGCGGAGTTTCCTCGGCGCGTTCGCGCAGCCGCGCGAGCCGCTCATGCTCTTTCTTGACGATCTCCAGTGGCTCGACGCGGCCACGCTGGACCTGCTCGAGTCGTTGTTCGTCGATCGTGGAGCATCGCATTTGCTCGTGATCGGCGCGTACCGCGACAATGAGATCGACCGAGAGCACGATCTCCACGCGGTGCTCGCGCGCATTCGCGCCAGCGAAGCGCGGGTGACGGAGATCGATCTCGGACCGCTCTCACTCGACGACACGAACCGGCTCTTCGCCGCGTCGCTGCGTACGACCGTCGACGAGACGCGCCCGCTCGCCGAGGTCGCGCACGCGCGCACGGAGGGCAATCCGTTCTTCGCGATGCAGTTCCTCGACGACCTCGTGGACTGCAACGAGATCGAGCGGGCGAACGGGCGTTGGTCGTGGAGCCTCGACCGAATCCGCGCCCGCGAGCTGCCCGACGGCGTCGCGGAGCTGATGGTCTCGCGCGCCTCGCGACTCGAGCCGGCGGCACGTCAGGTGTTGACGAGGCTCGCTTGCCTGGGCACGAGCGCATCGATCACGGATCTCGCTTGGGTCACCGACACGGCTCCTGGCGCCGTCGCGGCAGCGCTCGATCCGGCCGTCTCGCTGGGGTTCGTGGCGCGTGACGGTGAGGGCTTCCGGTTCCTCCACGATCGCGTGCAGGAGGCCTGCTACGCGCTGGTGCCGGAGGCGGAGAGGCCGGCGCTCCATCTCGAGATCGGCCGGCGGCTCGCGCGTGGCGATCGCGCCGACGCCGTGTTCGACATCGCGGGACAGCTCGACCGCGCGCACACCTGCATCGTCGATCGGGACGAGCGCGACCGCGCCGCGGAGCTGAGCCTGCGCGCGGGCCGGCGCGCGATGGCGGCAGCCGCGTTCGGAGGGGCGCGGGCGCACTTCGCCGCAGGCGATCGCTTCCTCGACGGCGATGACCGCTGGTCGCGCGCTCCCTCGCTCGCGTTCGCGATTGGGCTGGGCCTCGCAGAGTGCGAGTACCTCACGGGCGAGAACGCGCGGTCGGATGCGCGGTTCGCCGAGCTCGCGACACGTGCGACCTCGCTCGTCGAGCGGGCCGCTGTCACGTGCCGGCACGTCCACGCGCTCGTGACCGTCGGGCAGATCGATCGCGCGATCGATCTCGGGGTCGAGCACCTCCGGGCCGCCGGGCTCGCGTGGACCGAGGATCCCACGGCCGACGAGTGCCGACGCGCATACGAGAAGGTCTGGGCGACACTCGGCGCGCGCACGATCGAGGATCTCGCCGACCTGCCGGCGATGACCGACGCGACCTGGCGCGGCACGATGGAGGTTCTGGTCTCGCTCCACGGGCCCGCGCTGTATGCGAACCGCCCGCGCCTCCACAGCATGATCGGGTGCTCGATGGTCAGTGCGACGCTCGAGCACGGCGTCGCGGACTCCTCGGGTGTCGGATATCTCATCCTCGCCATGCACGCGCGGCAGAGCTTCGGTGATGACGGGATCGCGCTCCGCCTCGGTCAGGCCGCACTGCGCGTCGTAGAGCGCCCCGGGACCGAGCGGTACGTCCCGCAAGTGCTCGTGGGGTACGCTTCGGTGGTTCACGCGTGGACGAGACCGATGCGCGAGTGCCGTGTGAACCTGGTGCGCGGCCTCGCGGAGGCGCATCGCATCGGCGACACGGCGATCGGAGGTTCCGGCTTCCAGCTCGTCTCGAACTACCTCGCGGCCGGCGATCCGCTCCACGAGACGCGCGCCCGCGCGATCACGCACCTCGAGATCGCGCGCGAGCTCCGCGCGCCCGCCAGCGTTGGGATCGTCGACGCTCAGCTGCGTCTGGTCGACTCGCTCCGCGGCGCGGATGATCGCTTCCCGCGGCTCTTCGCGGGCGAAGAGGACGAGATCGAGTACGAGGCCGCACTCGCCGAGGGCAGGGCGATCCCGATCGTCGCGTGCTGGTACTGGATCCGGAAGCTCGTGGCGCGCGTCATCGCGGGGGATCATGCGAGCGCCGTCGACGCCGCGCGCAAGGCCGACGCGCTCCTCTGGGTGTCGCCGTCGAACGTCGACTTCGGCGAGCACCGCTTCTACGCGGCGCTCGCGTACGCGGGCGCGCTCGACGAGCGCAGTGACGCGCGCGAGGATCACGTCGCGACCTTGCGAGCGTACGAGCGCGAGATCGCGGGGTGGGCCGATGACTCGCCCGCGAACCACGGCAGCCGTGCAGCGCTGGTGAGCGCCGAGCTCGCGCGCCTCGAAGGACGAAGCGCCGACGCGGAGGTGCTCTACGAGCGCGCGATCGCGCTCGCGCAAGAGCACGCGCTGCCCCAGGTGGAGGCGCTCGCTCACGAGCGCGCGGCGCGGCACTGCGCACGCCGCGCGCTCGGCACGATGGCTCGCGCGTACCTCCGCGAGGCACGCGCGGCGTACGCGCGATGGGGCGCTGCCGCGAAAGTTGCGGCGATGGACGCGGCGGGGCTCGGCCCCGATCGTCCGGTCGCGGTCGCGACCGCGACGCTCGAGCACCAGCTCGACCTCACGACGATCCTCGACGCCTCGCGCGCGCTCTCGAGTGAGATCGTGCTCGACGAGCTGATCCGTCGGATCATGACGCTCGCGCTCGAGCAGGCAGGCGCGACGCGCGGGGTCTTGGTGCTCGCCTCGAGTGGCACTCTCCGGATCCGCGCCGACGCGACGGCGGATCGCACCGGCATTGCCGTGCGGCCGCGCGACGCCTCGCCGACCGAGCTCGAGCTTCCCCAGGCGATCCTCCGATTCGTGGCGCGCTCGAAAGAGAGCGTGATCCTCAGCGACACGGCGGTGGTGAACGAGTTCTCGTCGGATCCGTACCTGCAGCACGGTCGGGTGCGATCGCTGCTGTGCATGCCGCTCCTCAAGCAGGGCGTGCTGACCGGGATCGTGCACCTCGAGAACGAGCTGACGCCCGACGCGCTCACGCCGGCCCGCATCGAAGTGCTGCATCTTCTCGGGTCGCAGGCGGCGATCTCACTCGAGAACGCGCGGCTCTACGACGAGCTCCAGCAGTCGGACTCCTACCTCACCGAGGCGCAGCGACTGAGCCGCACCGGCAGCTTCGGGTGGAACGCGGCGAACGGCGAGCTCGTGTGGTCGCCCGAGACGTTCCGGATCTTCGGGGTCGATGCCGCGGTCCGACCGACCCTCGATGTCGCGCTCGAGCGCGTGCACCCCGATGATCGCGCCGCCGTGGCGGAGAAGCTCGACCGCGTAGCTGGCGAGGGCATCGGCCATTGGGAGCTCGAGCACCGCGTTCGTATGCCCGACGGGGCGGTCAAGCACGTGCGAGTGGTCGCCAAGACAGCTGGGCCCAGCGACCGCTTCGTCGGCGCGGTGATGGACGTGACGGCCGCTGAAGAGGCCGCGTCGACGCTGCGCACTGCGCTCGAGGAGAAGGACGCGCTCCTCAAGGAGGTGCACCACCGCGTCAAGAACAACATGCAGCTCGTGAGTAGCCTGCTCAGCCTGCAGGCCTCCCGGTGCGACCCCGCCGTCGCACGAGCTCTGGCGGAGAGCCAGCATCGCGTGCGCGCGATGGCGCTCGTACACGAGAACCTCTACGTCTCCGGGAATCTCGCGCGCATTCAGATGGGGTCGCACGTCGCGCGACTCTGCTGGCAGCTCAAGCGCGCGTTCGGGGTCCGTGCCGAGCACGTGACGCTCGACCTCGACGTGAGCGATCTCGAGCTGGAAATGGACTCCGCGGTGTCGTGTGGCCTGGTCATCAACGAGCTGGTGTCGAACGCGATGAAGTACGCGTTCCCAGCTGGCAGGCGAGGGACGGTTCGGATCGCGCTCCACGCGCGCGGGCGCGAGCACACTCTGATCGTCGAGGACGACGGAATCGGACTGCCGCCGAGCCTGGAGAACACTGCCGAGACCGGTACGCTGGGCCTCCAGCTGGTGCACGATCTCGTCGATCAGATGCGGGCGACGATGACGATCGCGCGGCACGAGGGAACGCGCTTCGTCATCGTGTTCGAGCCGCCGAGCGACGGGTGA
- a CDS encoding sigma-54-dependent transcriptional regulator has protein sequence MARILLIDDDPTVIPAQVRHTFAEPECEVEIAEDGETGIARIRARAPDVVLLDLRLPDQSGLEVHEKIRAIDARIPVIFVTTAKTSDTAIEAMKHGAFDYLTKPLDLARLRAAVGEALDVARRMRSPVVLGDPSDSPEIDGAMIGGVPAMLDIYKAIGRVAAQDVTVLVTGESGTGKELVARAIYQHSARAKAPFMALNCAAIPEALLESELFGHERGAFTGADRRRIGKFEQCSGGTILLDEIGDMPVALQAKILRVLQEQSFERVGGNDTIRTDVRIIASTHRDLRARAAEGKFRSDLYYRLGVFAIHVPPLRERLDDLPMLARHYARRFGRELGRDVREVAPDTLARLRQHAWPGNIRELQSVIKQALLAARGSTLLPAFLPPLTPPERDESASGATASRNGADLEVLVRSAFEAGGDDVYGEIHRQVDRLVLTLALDSTSGNQREAARMLGISRQTMRAKLRALGIHVGHSVESDEGN, from the coding sequence ATGGCTCGCATCCTGCTGATCGACGACGACCCCACGGTCATCCCCGCCCAGGTCCGCCATACCTTCGCCGAGCCCGAGTGCGAGGTGGAGATCGCGGAAGACGGCGAGACCGGGATCGCGCGCATCCGCGCGCGGGCCCCAGATGTCGTTCTACTGGACCTGCGTCTTCCGGATCAGTCCGGCCTCGAGGTGCACGAGAAGATCCGCGCAATCGATGCGCGCATCCCTGTGATCTTCGTGACGACGGCGAAGACGTCGGACACCGCGATCGAAGCGATGAAGCATGGGGCATTCGACTATCTGACGAAGCCGCTCGACCTCGCTCGTCTCCGCGCGGCCGTCGGCGAGGCGCTCGACGTCGCGCGCCGCATGCGATCGCCCGTCGTGCTCGGCGACCCCAGTGACAGCCCCGAGATCGACGGCGCGATGATCGGGGGCGTGCCCGCGATGCTCGACATCTACAAAGCGATTGGGCGGGTGGCGGCGCAGGACGTGACGGTGCTCGTCACGGGCGAGAGCGGCACCGGCAAGGAGCTCGTCGCCCGCGCGATCTACCAACACAGCGCGCGCGCGAAGGCACCGTTCATGGCTCTCAACTGTGCCGCCATCCCGGAGGCTTTGCTCGAGAGCGAGCTCTTCGGCCACGAGCGCGGCGCGTTCACGGGCGCCGACCGGCGGCGCATCGGGAAGTTCGAGCAGTGCAGCGGTGGCACCATCCTGCTCGACGAGATCGGCGACATGCCGGTCGCGCTTCAGGCCAAGATCCTGCGCGTCCTCCAGGAGCAGTCGTTCGAGCGCGTTGGGGGCAACGACACGATCCGCACTGACGTGCGCATCATCGCGTCGACCCACCGCGATCTGCGCGCTCGCGCCGCCGAGGGAAAGTTCCGATCGGACCTTTACTACCGCCTCGGCGTCTTCGCGATCCATGTGCCGCCGCTGCGCGAGCGGCTGGACGATCTGCCCATGCTCGCGCGCCACTATGCACGCCGGTTCGGCCGCGAGCTGGGGCGCGACGTGCGCGAGGTCGCGCCCGACACGCTCGCGCGCCTTCGTCAGCATGCGTGGCCGGGCAACATCCGAGAGCTCCAGAGCGTGATCAAGCAAGCGCTCCTGGCGGCGCGCGGGTCGACGCTACTCCCTGCCTTCCTGCCGCCACTCACGCCGCCGGAGCGAGACGAGTCCGCGTCTGGCGCGACCGCCTCGCGAAACGGAGCGGATCTCGAGGTGCTGGTGCGGTCGGCGTTCGAGGCCGGGGGCGACGACGTCTACGGCGAGATCCACCGACAGGTGGATCGGCTCGTCTTGACGCTGGCTCTCGATAGCACCAGCGGAAACCAGCGTGAGGCCGCACGCATGCTTGGAATCTCGAGGCAGACGATGCGCGCGAAGCTGCGCGCGCTGGGGATCCACGTCGGCCACAGCGTCGAGTCGGACGAGGGCAACTGA